A genomic segment from Malaclemys terrapin pileata isolate rMalTer1 chromosome 1, rMalTer1.hap1, whole genome shotgun sequence encodes:
- the LOC128833818 gene encoding olfactory receptor 52E4-like: MSDLNTTNFTNPFTFILMGIPGLEAAHIWISIPFCAMYAIAVLGNFTILFIVKREPILHGPMFYFLCMLAIKDLVMSTSTIPKMLSIFWFNSREISFSACLTQMYFVLSFSAMESGILVAMAFDRYVAICNPLRYSTTLTKSVVAKIGLAVVLRSGILALPYPFLARRWPYCRTNIIPHFYCGHIAVVKLACADIRISSYYGLFDLFSVIGMDVFFIAVSYTLILRAVFRLPTKDARLKTFGTCISHLCAISALYVPDFLSSLIQRFGHNVPLHFLVLMTSLYHLVPPVLHPIIYGVRTKQIHGSLLQLLTHKGS, translated from the coding sequence ATGTCAGATTTGAACACAACCAACTTCACCAACCCCTTCACCTTCATCCTgatgggcattcctggcctggaggcagcccatatctggatctccatccccttctgcgcTATGTACGCCATAGCTGtgttggggaacttcaccatcctgttcatcgtGAAGAGGGAGCCGATCCTTCATGGGCCCATgttctatttcctctgcatgctggccatcaAGGACCTGGTCATGTCCACATCAACCATAccaaaaatgctgagcatcttctggttcaattctaGGGAGATcagtttcagtgcctgcctcacccagatgtactttgTTCTCTCCTTCTCAGCGATGGAGTCTGGAATCCTcgtggccatggcttttgatcgctacgtggccatctgcaATCCTCTGAGATATTCCACAACCCTGACAAAATCAGTTGTGGCCAAGATAGGCCTGGCTGTGGTGCTGCGCAGTGGCATACTCGCATTACCCTATCCCTTCCTGGCGAGGcggtggccatattgcagaaccaacattATCCCCCACTTCTATTGTGGGCATATAgctgtggtgaagctggcctgcgcTGACATCCGCATCAGTAGTTACTATGGCCTGTTTGATCTTTTCTCTGTGATCGGAATGGACGTGTTTTTTATTGCCGTGTCCTATACTCTGATCCTCCGGGCCGTCTTCcgcctccccacaaaggatgcccgGCTCAAAACTTTTGGGACCTGCATCTCTCATCTTTGTGCCATCTCAGCTTTGTATGTCCCAGATTTCTTGTCCTCCCTCATTCAGCGGTTTGGGCACAATGTGCCACTGCACTTCCTTGTTCTCATGACCAGTCTGTACCACCTGGTGCCCCCTGTGCTACACCCCATTATTTACGGGGTGCGGACCAAACAGATTCACGGCAGCCTGCTCCAGCTCCTCACTCATAAAGGGAGCTAA